A window of the Malaclemys terrapin pileata isolate rMalTer1 chromosome 6, rMalTer1.hap1, whole genome shotgun sequence genome harbors these coding sequences:
- the BRIX1 gene encoding ribosome biogenesis protein BRX1 homolog has translation MAAAKRKRGGAATRARKRARGAPNGTGPPAKPSPQGEEREEHSIPAPISKGKWKNKERVLIFSSRGINFRTRHLMQDLRTLMPHSKADTKMDRKDKLFVINEICEIKNCNKCIFFEAKKKQDLYMWLSNSPQGPSAKFLVQNVHTLAELKMTGNCLRGSRPLLSFDPVFDQEPHYALLKELFIQIFSTPHYHPKSQPFVDHVFTFSVTDNRIWFRNYQIMEEDAALVEIGPRFVLNLIKIFQGSFGGPTLYENPHYQSPNMHRRMTRLAVAAKFREKQQVKDLQKLRKKEEKTIIPEDPTETVFETPAEEKPLEIELVKPELKVNLKKKKKLFQRQRKRQKNLSRVGV, from the exons ATGGCGGCGGCCAAGAGGAAGCGTGGAGGTGCTGCGACCCGGGCGAGGAAACGAGCCAGAGGGGCTCCGAATGGGACCGGGCCGCCGGCCAAGCCAAGCCCGCAGGGAGAGGAGCGGGAGGAGCACAGCATCCCGGCTCCCATCTCTAAG GGTAAATGGAAGAACAAAGAGCGGGTGCTTATTTTCTCTTCTAGAGGAATAAATTTCAGAACAAGACATCTAATGCAAGACTTGCGAACATTGATGCCCCACTCCAAAGCAG ACACTAAAATGGACCGTAAAGACAAGCTGTTTGTAATTAATGAG ATTTGTGAAATAAAAAACTGCAATAAGTGCATATTTTTTGAAGCCAAAAAGAAACAGGATCTCTACATGTG GCTTTCAAATTCACCTCAAGGACCATCAGCCAAATTTTTAGTACAGAATG TTCATACCCTGGCAGAACTGAAGATGACTGGAAACTGCCTGAGAGGCTCACGGCCTCTTCTGTCCTTTGATCCG GTGTTCGATCAAGAGCCACACTATGCTCTGTTAAAAGAGTTGTTTATTCAG ATTTTTAGTACACCACACTATCACCCCAAAAGCCAGCCTTTTGTAGATCATGTATTCACGTTCTCCGTCACAGACAACAGGATCTGGTTTCGAAACTATCAG ATCATGGAAGAAGATGCAGCTCTTGTAGAAATTGGACCtcgttttgttttaaatctcataAAGATTTTCCAGGGCAGCTTTGGAGGACCAACTCTGTATGAGAATCCACATTACCAGTCTCCAAACATG CATCGGCGGATGACAAGATTGGCTGTAGCTGCTAAATTTAGAGAAAAACAGCAAGTGAAAGACCTGCAGAAACTtcggaaaaaagaagaaaagacaattaTTCCAGAAGATCCTACTGAAACTGTCTTTGAAACTCCAGCAGAGGAAAAGCCATTGGAAATAGAGTTGGTGAAACCAGAGCTAAAAGtcaatttgaaaaagaaaaagaaattatttcaaCGACAaaggaaaaggcaaaaaaatctTTCCAGGGTGGGAGTGTAA